The following are encoded together in the Drosophila sechellia strain sech25 chromosome 3R, ASM438219v1, whole genome shotgun sequence genome:
- the LOC6606699 gene encoding FAM172 family protein homolog CG10038 isoform X2: MWSRLIQIFRPLRSFRMSHSPPPASNCEEALIQLKNFGYAFDGEGVLRKVDPATGEPGKEFFSYNVSDDAAENEKHYQKLANQIPEIVYALLEKNGLSRTYIPFDQPPERSSFVFSQPAKLSQSKKLLVLIHGSGYVKAGQWARSLIINNSLDHGTQLPYVRQAQKLGYDILITNANDCTRFYNGKENPIKGVNTSVEHTKYVWKNIVLPAKPESVAIVAHSYGGSLTLDLVERFPEFFKESVFAIAFTDAAMGSPQAKNKEYLCDVACDWVASSTPLDTPVSQSKSSIRRISAGHTKHEWTSYSAIDSVFKFIEEKYEQRANKK; this comes from the exons ATGTGGTCTAGGCTTATTCAGATATTTCGCCCCCTCAGAAGCTTTCGAATGTCGCACTCACCGCCGCCGGCTAGCAATTGCGAGGAGGCTCTCATCCAGCTGAAAAACTTTGGATATGCATTCGATGGAG AAGGAGTCCTGCGCAAAGTCGATCCCGCCACCGGGGAGCCCGGCAAGGAATTCTTTTCCTACAACGTCAGCGACGATGCCGCCGAAAACGAGAAGCACTACCAGAAGCTAGCCAAC CAAATCCCAGAAATTGTCTACGCTTTGCTGGAGAAAAACGGTCTAAGTCGCACCTACATCCCATTTGACCAGCCTCCAGAGCGCTCTTCGTTCGTATTCTCGCAACCGGCAAAGCTGTCGCAGTCCAAGAAGTTGCTGGTCCTCATCCATGGCAGTGGATATGTTAAGGCCGGACAGTGGGCCAGAAG tttaattATCAACAATTCCCTGGACCACGGTACCCAGCTGCCTTATGTGCGACAGGCCCAAAAACTGGGATACGATATCCTCATCACCAATGCCAATGATTGCACACGATTCTACAATGGTAAGGAGAATCCCATCAAGGGCGTCAATACGTCCGTAGAGCACACTAAATATGTGTGGAAGAATATAGTGTTGCCCGCGAAACCGGAGAGTGTGGCCATTGTGGCCCACAGTTATGGTGGCAGTCTCACTCTTGATCTG GTGGAGCGGTTTCCGGAGTTCTTTAAAGAATCCGTTTTTGCCATTGCCTTCACTGATGCCGCAATGGGAAGTCCCCAAGCGAAGAACAAGGAGTACCTGTGCGATGTGGCCTGCGATTGGGTTGCCAGCAGCACACCCTTGGACACACCCGTCTCACAGTCAAAGAGCAGCATCCGGAGGATTTCCGCTGGCCACACCAAGCACGAGTGGACCTCTTACTCGGCCATCGATTCCGTGTTCAAGTTCATTGAGGAAAAGTATGAGCAGCGGGCGAATAAGAAGTGA
- the LOC6606699 gene encoding FAM172 family protein homolog CG10038 isoform X1 gives MSHSPPPASNCEEALIQLKNFGYAFDGEGVLRKVDPATGEPGKEFFSYNVSDDAAENEKHYQKLANQIPEIVYALLEKNGLSRTYIPFDQPPERSSFVFSQPAKLSQSKKLLVLIHGSGYVKAGQWARSLIINNSLDHGTQLPYVRQAQKLGYDILITNANDCTRFYNGKENPIKGVNTSVEHTKYVWKNIVLPAKPESVAIVAHSYGGSLTLDLVERFPEFFKESVFAIAFTDAAMGSPQAKNKEYLCDVACDWVASSTPLDTPVSQSKSSIRRISAGHTKHEWTSYSAIDSVFKFIEEKYEQRANKK, from the exons ATGTCGCACTCACCGCCGCCGGCTAGCAATTGCGAGGAGGCTCTCATCCAGCTGAAAAACTTTGGATATGCATTCGATGGAG AAGGAGTCCTGCGCAAAGTCGATCCCGCCACCGGGGAGCCCGGCAAGGAATTCTTTTCCTACAACGTCAGCGACGATGCCGCCGAAAACGAGAAGCACTACCAGAAGCTAGCCAAC CAAATCCCAGAAATTGTCTACGCTTTGCTGGAGAAAAACGGTCTAAGTCGCACCTACATCCCATTTGACCAGCCTCCAGAGCGCTCTTCGTTCGTATTCTCGCAACCGGCAAAGCTGTCGCAGTCCAAGAAGTTGCTGGTCCTCATCCATGGCAGTGGATATGTTAAGGCCGGACAGTGGGCCAGAAG tttaattATCAACAATTCCCTGGACCACGGTACCCAGCTGCCTTATGTGCGACAGGCCCAAAAACTGGGATACGATATCCTCATCACCAATGCCAATGATTGCACACGATTCTACAATGGTAAGGAGAATCCCATCAAGGGCGTCAATACGTCCGTAGAGCACACTAAATATGTGTGGAAGAATATAGTGTTGCCCGCGAAACCGGAGAGTGTGGCCATTGTGGCCCACAGTTATGGTGGCAGTCTCACTCTTGATCTG GTGGAGCGGTTTCCGGAGTTCTTTAAAGAATCCGTTTTTGCCATTGCCTTCACTGATGCCGCAATGGGAAGTCCCCAAGCGAAGAACAAGGAGTACCTGTGCGATGTGGCCTGCGATTGGGTTGCCAGCAGCACACCCTTGGACACACCCGTCTCACAGTCAAAGAGCAGCATCCGGAGGATTTCCGCTGGCCACACCAAGCACGAGTGGACCTCTTACTCGGCCATCGATTCCGTGTTCAAGTTCATTGAGGAAAAGTATGAGCAGCGGGCGAATAAGAAGTGA
- the LOC116801518 gene encoding uncharacterized protein LOC116801518, producing the protein MSTRRHSVIILVLCCINLSYSYRIIESNEVPKTCPALNKDIIFEEPHLNNNQRELYDVREIPRRHHFNSNKKEIQSENWLLRIIRIKTSNDGPRHKVTEIKEDKHMDGFGKRLFNILRKTLRMHEPYYKHNNDHKDLFVLKKNPFPHEHHIVKREQPVQYNYM; encoded by the coding sequence ATGTCGACGCGTCGTCATTCCGTGATTATCTTGGTCCTGTGTTGTATAAACTTGAGTTATAGCTACAGGATCATAGAAAGCAATGAAGTTCCTAAAACATGTCCAGCTCTGAATAAGGATATAATATTCGAGGAACCACATTTGAATAATAATCAACGGGAACTTTACGACGTTCGCGAAATACCACGAAGACATCACTTCAATTcgaataaaaaagaaatccaATCTGAAAACTGGCTTTTGCGAATTATTAGAATAAAAACCTCAAACGATGGACCGAGACATAAAGTCacagaaataaaagaagataAACATATGGATGGATTTGGCAAGAGGCTTTTTAATATTCTAAGAAAGACTCTTAGAATGCATGAGCCCTACTATAAACACAATAATGATCATAAGGATCTGTTCGTCTTAAAGAAAAATCCTTTTCCGCATGAACATCACATTGTGAAAAGGGAACAACCTGTGCAATACAATTACATGTGA
- the LOC6606701 gene encoding uncharacterized protein LOC6606701: protein MSLDQVIVNCLRNKNWISVLLLRSMDLFQPVLGESSNVSDLIEVSRNGIIWHDKNVEYRIMTDDFFDISTRTHVGDVPVTLVEMKGSHVSFGLYLHRIRYTILDALTVNVELGELPMRISPYHSCSLHCSNCTNELIGQRQYYHIQEVPITTILPQNYFCPRNRIPVYPSEEELYYGLNYLVVCTELLGNGVETIAGRRRVLCSRCKMCVGEFITRDVGVQLYADALRFVTLDSPLEFKEIFDHVTPTQIMMRLVNDGENSGPDQRRLFLKAVRPDGQLQLLHLELDTKQMHILRSELKMPDSVKPNVSIPMETDTSSESDVDMNESDTSSNNSMLQTGDEEIPPPPRSTTPRGTPTKTVQYVALRGYRGWRVRYLYSGSDQDLIDHDEVYMNWTDEKTRILYISHLMMADLLCEFNANENLVASLEKNPLPTGSDNPRQSCIICESDKEFYARQERFARISPE, encoded by the coding sequence ATGTCGTTGGACCAAGTCATAGTCAACTGCTTGCGCAACAAGAACTGGATCAGCGTCCTGCTGCTCAGATCGATGGACCTTTTCCAACCCGTTCTGGGCGAGAGTTCCAACGTGTCCGACTTGATAGAGGTCAGCCGCAATGGGATCATCTGGCACGACAAGAACGTGGAGTACCGCATCATGACGGACGACTTCTTCGATATAAGCACCAGGACGCATGTTGGCGACGTGCCCGTTACCTTAGTCGAAATGAAGGGCAGTCACGTGTCATTTGGATTATATCTCCATAGGATTAGGTACACCATTTTGGATGCGCTCACCGTTAATGTGGAACTGGGGGAGCTGCCAATGCGTATTTCCCCATACCATTCCTGTTCCCTGCACTGCAGCAACTGTACGAACGAACTCATTGGGCAAAGGCAGTATTATCATATCCAGGAGGTTCCCATTACGACCATCTTGCCGCAAAACTACTTCTGTCCCCGCAACAGGATCCCAGTGTATCCCTCGGAGGAGGAGCTCTATTACGGCCTCAACTACCTGGTCGTATGCACCGAGCTTCTGGGTAACGGAGTCGAGACCATCGCAGGTCGTCGTCGCGTTCTCTGCTCCCGCTGCAAGATGTGCGTGGGCGAATTTATTACCAGGGATGTGGGCGTGCAGCTGTACGCGGATGCCTTGCGATTTGTGACCTTGGACTCCCCGCTCGAGTTCAAGGAGATCTTTGACCATGTGACACCCACCCAAATTATGATGCGCCTGGTGAACGACGGCGAAAACAGTGGCCCGGATCAGAGACGCCTCTTCCTCAAGGCCGTGCGTCCGGATGGTCAGTTGCAGTTATTGCACTTGGAGTTGGATACCAAACAGATGCACATTCTGCGCTCCGAGCTGAAAATGCCCGACAGTGTAAAACCTAATGTAAGCATACCCATGGAGACCGATACCAGCAGCGAGAGTGATGTGGACATGAATGAGAGCGATACGAGCAGCAACAACTCCATGTTGCAAACAGGAGATGAAGAAATACCTCCACCACCCAGATCTACTACCCCCAGGGGAACTCCTACAAAGACCGTGCAATATGTGGCGCTGCGTGGCTATCGTGGCTGGCGCGTTAGGTATCTGTACTCAGGAAGTGATCAAGATCTGATCGATCACGACGAAGTCTATATGAACTGGACCGATGAGAAAACGCGCATTTTGTACATCTCCCACTTGATGATGGCAGACCTGCTATGCGAGTTCAATGCCAATGAGAACCTGGTGGCCAGTTTGGAGAAGAATCCACTACCCACCGGGAGCGATAATCCCCGGCAAAGCTGCATTATCTGTGAGTCTGATAAAGAGTTCTATGCCAGGCAGGAGCGTTTTGCCAGGATTTCTCCAGAGTGA